From Amycolatopsis sp. cg9, one genomic window encodes:
- a CDS encoding FAD-binding oxidoreductase, with the protein MEPTSNLVTRLRDILESPVTAPGEPGYDHDRASFNTLTDHRPQAIVRAGSAEDVARAVGVAGDLRIPVAVQATGHGMGLSAPGDSLLVDVRRLDEVEVDPDGRTARVGGGATWDRVVAATAPRQLAPPIGSTGDVGVAGYITGGGVSFLGRQYGYAADNVREIELITPDGRRRRLTAHEEPELFWAVRGGKSNFGVVTSLVLDLMPVSEVYAGTLTFGGGSAARAFHGFLAWTRTVSDATTSVAVFRRLPPPMDPHDRCELVVNVVHVGSASSGRRELAGLRALSPDDDTVTAHPVARINALIPGPTRPGAFVSASGLFGELDAGGADRILRAVGPGVVLSPGLIEVRHLGGHFSKAPATPNAIANRDAGFALYITNPAASAAHADAIAAEHRTLLTTLAPDLTGGRIPTFLGTSDVAPDAVASAYAPEGWVRLRELKRRWDPHNLFRVNHNIR; encoded by the coding sequence GTGGAACCGACGTCGAACCTCGTGACGCGCCTGCGCGACATCCTCGAATCCCCGGTCACCGCTCCCGGAGAGCCCGGCTACGACCACGACCGCGCCTCGTTCAACACCCTCACCGATCACCGTCCGCAGGCGATCGTCCGGGCGGGGTCGGCCGAGGACGTGGCCCGCGCGGTCGGGGTCGCGGGTGACTTGCGGATCCCGGTCGCCGTCCAGGCCACGGGCCACGGCATGGGCCTGAGCGCCCCGGGGGACAGCCTGCTCGTCGACGTCCGCCGCCTGGACGAGGTCGAGGTCGATCCGGACGGCCGGACGGCGCGCGTCGGCGGCGGGGCGACCTGGGACCGGGTGGTCGCGGCGACGGCCCCCCGGCAGCTGGCCCCGCCGATCGGCTCGACCGGCGACGTCGGGGTCGCCGGCTACATCACCGGCGGCGGAGTCTCGTTCCTCGGCCGTCAGTACGGGTACGCCGCCGACAACGTCCGGGAGATCGAGCTGATCACCCCGGACGGCCGCCGGCGACGCCTGACGGCGCACGAGGAGCCGGAGCTCTTCTGGGCCGTGCGCGGCGGCAAGAGCAACTTCGGGGTCGTGACGTCGCTGGTCCTCGACCTCATGCCGGTCTCCGAGGTGTACGCGGGCACGCTGACTTTCGGCGGCGGCTCGGCGGCGCGCGCGTTCCACGGCTTCCTCGCCTGGACCCGTACCGTCTCCGACGCCACGACGTCGGTGGCCGTGTTCCGCCGGCTTCCGCCGCCGATGGACCCCCACGACCGGTGCGAGCTGGTGGTCAACGTCGTCCACGTCGGATCGGCGTCCTCGGGCCGGCGTGAACTCGCCGGGCTCCGCGCACTGTCACCCGACGACGACACCGTGACCGCGCACCCCGTCGCGCGGATCAACGCGCTCATCCCAGGCCCCACCCGGCCGGGCGCGTTCGTTTCCGCGAGCGGGCTGTTCGGCGAACTCGACGCCGGGGGAGCGGACCGGATCCTGCGGGCCGTCGGCCCCGGAGTGGTGCTGTCGCCCGGCTTGATCGAAGTGCGTCACCTCGGCGGACACTTCTCGAAGGCTCCCGCGACGCCCAACGCGATCGCCAACCGGGATGCCGGTTTCGCTTTGTACATCACGAATCCCGCCGCGTCGGCGGCGCACGCCGACGCCATCGCGGCCGAACACCGGACGCTGCTGACCACGCTTGCACCGGATCTCACCGGCGGCCGGATCCCGACCTTCCTCGGCACGTCGGACGTCGCCCCCGACGCCGTCGCGAGCGCCTACGCTCCCGAGGGCTGGGTGCGCCTGCGCGAACTCAAGCGTCGCTGGGACCCGCACAACCTGTTCCGGGTCAACCACAACATCCGCTGA
- a CDS encoding MFS transporter produces MTSNEKPDSDAVALAGEPAPSATSARPSDQVSGRVLVLVVLCLAQFMCVLDDTIVNIALPSIQTDLGFSGTGLQWVLNGYLLTFGGLLLLAGRASDFFVRRTVFLTGLVVFGLSSLTCGLAASPAMLVVSRIVQGMGAAMLSASALAILTATFTGPARARAFGLWGGLSGAAGATGVLLGGLLTSTLSWRWVFLVNVPVLLLVAVLTLRRVSAARTAERLPLDPWGAITVTAGLGLLIFGVVKSDQAGWAAPVTLSTLAAGVVLLVVFLLIERTHPSPLVPLGVFARRNVTGGAICALLLASTMLGTFFFLSLYLQQVLGFSALQNGVAFLPFAIAVMFSAAMSSQLVTKAGFKPLLMGGFGLLVVALLWLAQIGLHGSYWVDVLGPALLAGVGLGTLLVSSVTATTQDLSGEGELGLASGLVTSTNQVGGALGLAILSTAAFARADSHQAAPVATPESLLAGFQLAFYIAAGFALLGFLVSALVTTRVVGHPLNEAQQMARH; encoded by the coding sequence ATGACCAGCAACGAAAAACCCGACTCGGACGCCGTCGCCCTCGCGGGCGAACCCGCCCCCAGCGCGACCTCCGCTCGGCCCAGCGATCAGGTGAGCGGCCGGGTGCTGGTGTTGGTGGTGCTGTGCCTGGCGCAGTTCATGTGCGTCCTCGACGACACGATCGTCAACATCGCGCTGCCGTCGATCCAGACCGACCTGGGGTTCTCCGGGACCGGCCTGCAGTGGGTGCTCAACGGCTACCTGCTGACCTTCGGCGGGCTGCTGCTGCTCGCCGGCCGCGCGTCCGATTTCTTCGTGCGGCGCACGGTCTTCCTGACCGGGCTGGTCGTGTTCGGCCTGTCCTCGCTCACCTGCGGTCTCGCGGCGAGCCCGGCGATGCTCGTCGTCTCCCGGATCGTCCAGGGGATGGGCGCGGCCATGCTGTCGGCCTCGGCGCTGGCCATCCTCACGGCGACTTTCACCGGCCCGGCCCGCGCCCGCGCGTTCGGCTTGTGGGGCGGCCTGTCCGGTGCCGCGGGCGCCACCGGCGTGCTGCTCGGCGGGCTGCTGACCAGCACCCTGAGCTGGCGCTGGGTGTTCCTCGTCAACGTCCCGGTCCTGCTCCTGGTGGCCGTTCTCACGCTGCGCCGCGTCAGCGCCGCCCGCACGGCGGAGCGGCTCCCGCTCGATCCCTGGGGAGCGATCACGGTGACGGCCGGGCTCGGGCTGCTGATCTTCGGCGTCGTCAAGTCGGACCAGGCCGGCTGGGCCGCGCCGGTGACGCTCTCGACCCTGGCCGCGGGGGTCGTCCTGCTGGTGGTGTTCCTGCTGATCGAACGGACCCACCCCTCGCCGCTCGTGCCGCTCGGGGTGTTCGCCCGGCGCAACGTGACCGGCGGCGCGATCTGCGCGCTGCTGCTGGCCAGCACGATGCTCGGCACGTTCTTCTTCCTTTCCCTGTACCTGCAGCAGGTGCTCGGCTTCAGCGCGCTGCAGAACGGGGTCGCGTTCCTGCCGTTCGCGATCGCGGTCATGTTCTCCGCCGCGATGTCCTCGCAGCTGGTCACGAAGGCCGGGTTCAAGCCGCTGCTGATGGGCGGGTTCGGTCTCCTCGTCGTCGCCCTGCTCTGGCTGGCCCAGATCGGCCTCCACGGCAGCTACTGGGTCGACGTGCTGGGCCCGGCGCTGCTGGCCGGTGTGGGGCTGGGAACGTTGCTGGTCAGCTCCGTGACCGCGACGACGCAGGATCTGAGCGGCGAGGGTGAGCTGGGGCTGGCGTCCGGCCTGGTCACCAGCACGAACCAGGTGGGCGGCGCGCTCGGGCTCGCCATCCTCTCGACGGCGGCGTTCGCCCGGGCCGACAGCCACCAGGCCGCCCCGGTCGCCACACCCGAGTCGCTGCTGGCCGGTTTCCAGCTGGCGTTCTACATCGCAGCGGGCTTCGCGCTCCTCGGCTTCCTGGTGTCCGCGCTCGTGACCACGCGCGTCGTCGGGCACCCGCTCAACGAAGCCCAGCAGATGGCCCGGCACTGA
- a CDS encoding nucleotide disphospho-sugar-binding domain-containing protein, whose translation MRTLFVAAGFSPASVFALAPLATSLRNAGHEVIMAAFDELTPTITAVGLPAVSFETGETTMSIMTMDRPGGPIHFPTAPDEEAWFLGAWFGRQAAVGLPGLAAFSRRWRPDVVVGGTLDYTTALLAATLGIPHVRQAWDWLPLDEAHPYADAELAPELAELGLDRVPPPDLLVDICPPSLRLSESDGARTMRWVSGNRQRKLEPWMYTRSSRPRVCVTLGSRREADSGGGEFLADLVGRLGSLDVDVVVAATESLAAELRTRHPGVHADWLPLEFILPTCDVIVHHNGGLTAMNAMDAGVPQVILDRFELLRKSTDRIERHGSSLVLPGEDNSPEAIAGACAKILAGPGFARQARALSAEIRALPAPPEIVADLAELAAS comes from the coding sequence GTGAGGACCTTGTTCGTCGCCGCCGGGTTCAGCCCGGCGTCGGTATTCGCGCTGGCCCCGCTGGCGACATCCCTGCGCAACGCCGGGCACGAAGTGATCATGGCCGCGTTCGACGAGCTGACCCCGACGATCACGGCCGTCGGGCTGCCCGCGGTCTCCTTCGAGACCGGCGAGACCACCATGAGCATCATGACGATGGACCGGCCGGGTGGTCCGATCCACTTCCCCACGGCTCCGGACGAGGAAGCCTGGTTCCTGGGGGCGTGGTTCGGCCGCCAAGCCGCCGTCGGTCTCCCCGGCCTGGCGGCGTTCTCGCGCCGGTGGCGTCCCGACGTCGTCGTCGGCGGCACGCTCGACTACACGACGGCCCTGCTCGCGGCCACCCTGGGCATCCCGCACGTCCGGCAGGCCTGGGACTGGCTGCCCCTCGACGAAGCCCACCCGTACGCGGACGCCGAGCTGGCCCCGGAACTCGCCGAGCTGGGCCTGGACCGGGTTCCCCCGCCGGACCTCCTGGTGGACATCTGCCCGCCCAGCCTGCGACTGTCCGAAAGCGACGGTGCCAGGACGATGCGCTGGGTCTCCGGCAACCGGCAGCGCAAGCTCGAACCCTGGATGTACACGAGGTCGTCGCGGCCTCGCGTCTGCGTCACCCTCGGCAGCCGGCGCGAAGCGGACAGCGGCGGCGGCGAATTCCTGGCCGACCTGGTGGGCCGCCTCGGCTCACTCGATGTCGACGTGGTCGTGGCCGCGACCGAATCCCTCGCCGCGGAACTACGCACCCGGCACCCCGGCGTCCACGCGGACTGGCTGCCCCTCGAATTCATCCTTCCCACCTGCGACGTCATCGTCCACCACAACGGCGGGCTGACGGCGATGAACGCGATGGACGCCGGAGTCCCGCAGGTCATCCTCGACCGGTTCGAGCTGCTCCGGAAGTCGACGGACCGGATCGAGCGGCACGGGTCGAGCCTGGTGCTCCCGGGCGAGGACAACTCGCCGGAGGCCATCGCCGGTGCGTGCGCGAAGATCCTGGCCGGCCCGGGGTTCGCCCGCCAGGCCCGCGCGCTGTCCGCCGAGATCCGCGCCCTGCCCGCCCCACCCGAGATCGTCGCGGACCTGGCGGAACTCGCCGCGTCCTGA
- a CDS encoding sugar phosphate isomerase/epimerase family protein, giving the protein MTREGPRRVATCWTTAGATVPGDVTATSPHDIRARVAAAAAAGFDGFGINVPDLVIARDRHGDAGVRALLDDHGIRYLELDALSGWASTGEQRAASDARRRTLLEAAGALGADLIKVIPPIGPAADVGPLVGEFAKLAGQAADAGTRVGIEPISVCAVATPAQALDLVRRAGHPAAGVVLDNWQISRAGLGADAVRDFPPEWIASVELSDGTAEPAADFFTDCFEHRGLPGSGELDIAGFVRTLRRNGYDAGWGVEVLEAGYRRLPPARAAGAAYSALAAALTENH; this is encoded by the coding sequence ATGACGCGCGAAGGCCCACGTCGGGTGGCCACTTGCTGGACCACGGCCGGCGCCACGGTGCCCGGCGATGTCACCGCCACGAGTCCCCACGACATCCGCGCCCGGGTCGCGGCCGCGGCGGCGGCGGGCTTCGACGGTTTCGGCATCAACGTCCCCGATCTGGTGATCGCGCGCGACCGGCACGGCGACGCCGGGGTCCGCGCGCTCCTCGACGACCACGGCATCCGCTACCTGGAACTCGACGCCCTGAGCGGCTGGGCGTCGACCGGCGAGCAGCGCGCGGCCTCGGACGCCCGGCGGCGAACCCTGCTGGAGGCGGCCGGCGCGCTGGGGGCCGACCTGATCAAGGTGATCCCGCCGATCGGGCCGGCCGCCGACGTCGGCCCCCTGGTCGGCGAGTTCGCGAAGCTGGCAGGCCAAGCCGCCGACGCCGGGACGCGCGTCGGCATCGAGCCCATCTCGGTGTGCGCGGTGGCGACCCCGGCGCAGGCCCTCGACCTGGTCCGGCGCGCGGGCCACCCCGCCGCCGGGGTCGTGCTCGACAACTGGCAGATCTCGCGCGCCGGCCTCGGCGCCGACGCCGTGCGGGACTTCCCGCCGGAGTGGATCGCCTCGGTCGAACTGTCCGACGGGACGGCCGAGCCCGCCGCCGACTTCTTCACCGACTGCTTCGAGCACCGGGGCCTGCCCGGTTCGGGTGAACTCGACATCGCCGGGTTCGTCCGCACCCTGCGCCGGAACGGCTACGACGCGGGGTGGGGAGTCGAGGTGCTCGAGGCCGGGTACCGCCGCCTTCCGCCGGCCCGGGCGGCCGGGGCGGCGTACTCGGCGCTGGCGGCCGCCCTCACCGAGAACCACTGA
- a CDS encoding TetR/AcrR family transcriptional regulator, with protein sequence MTETSRPLRADARRNRERIMRSAQELFARRGREAQMDEIAEHCGLGIGTLYRHFPNKEALLTALVRERFDGMAELARQAEKRSDPREAFETILRTYLEAAEGDATFQLALMGSTDFDWDAIEEEKLVYAEIVARIIERACRAGAVRADFGLEDFRVIVRSVMATMYFSPGGAADWRRHLALVLDGVWPR encoded by the coding sequence ATGACCGAGACCTCACGCCCCCTGCGCGCCGATGCCCGCCGCAACCGCGAGCGCATCATGCGCAGCGCCCAGGAGCTGTTCGCGCGCCGCGGGCGGGAGGCGCAGATGGATGAAATCGCGGAGCACTGCGGTCTCGGTATAGGCACGCTCTACCGGCACTTCCCCAACAAGGAAGCGCTGCTCACCGCACTGGTCCGCGAACGCTTCGACGGGATGGCCGAACTCGCGCGCCAGGCCGAAAAGCGGTCCGATCCGCGCGAAGCGTTCGAGACGATCCTGCGGACGTACCTCGAGGCGGCCGAGGGCGACGCCACCTTCCAGCTCGCGCTCATGGGCTCCACCGACTTCGACTGGGACGCCATCGAGGAGGAGAAGCTCGTCTACGCCGAGATCGTCGCGCGGATCATCGAGCGCGCGTGCCGGGCCGGGGCGGTGCGGGCCGACTTCGGCCTCGAAGACTTCCGGGTGATCGTCCGCAGCGTCATGGCGACGATGTACTTCTCACCGGGCGGGGCCGCGGACTGGCGGCGGCACCTGGCCCTCGTCCTCGACGGCGTGTGGCCTCGCTAG
- a CDS encoding NAD-dependent epimerase/dehydratase family protein, with translation MPLPGKGNEKTAAVIGADGFIGACLVRALSRGGIPTLACTGERPALRDGIPDPDLLEADVVFFVPERISPAVAERQPGRGAEVLAELRALLTALSVSGRRPVFALESSGGTVYDATREPPHDELSAVNPATAYGRAKLAQEEVVAAAADGVSPVVLRVANFYGPGQGASAGYGVIGHWMAAVLAGKPVRIIGHGDSRRDYVHIADVTDALLAVARRASVLRAEKRPVVLNIGTGTGTSLHELHRRFEAVVGRALTCEREPARSFDRQDSWLDVRRAAEVLGWRPRIALADGLADTWRHCLARPHAVEDEGQVPPPVRGPAR, from the coding sequence ACGGTTTCATCGGCGCCTGCCTGGTGCGCGCGCTGTCGCGGGGCGGAATCCCCACGCTCGCCTGCACCGGTGAACGTCCGGCGCTGCGCGACGGGATTCCCGATCCGGACCTCCTCGAGGCGGACGTGGTGTTCTTCGTGCCGGAACGGATCAGCCCGGCGGTCGCGGAACGGCAGCCCGGACGGGGCGCCGAGGTCCTGGCGGAACTGCGCGCGTTGCTCACGGCGTTGTCGGTGAGCGGGCGGCGCCCCGTCTTCGCCCTCGAAAGCTCGGGCGGAACGGTGTACGACGCGACCCGGGAACCACCGCACGACGAGCTGTCCGCCGTGAACCCGGCGACGGCCTACGGCCGGGCGAAGCTGGCGCAGGAAGAGGTGGTGGCCGCGGCGGCCGACGGCGTCTCGCCGGTCGTGTTGCGAGTGGCCAACTTCTACGGTCCGGGGCAGGGCGCGAGCGCCGGCTACGGGGTGATCGGGCACTGGATGGCAGCCGTGCTCGCGGGAAAGCCGGTGCGAATCATCGGGCACGGGGATTCGCGGCGCGACTACGTCCACATCGCCGACGTCACGGACGCGTTGCTCGCGGTCGCGCGCCGCGCTTCCGTGCTCCGTGCGGAAAAGCGGCCGGTCGTGCTGAACATCGGTACGGGAACGGGCACGTCACTGCACGAACTGCACCGGCGGTTCGAGGCTGTCGTCGGCCGCGCGCTCACGTGCGAACGGGAGCCGGCGCGGTCGTTCGACCGCCAGGACTCCTGGCTGGACGTCCGCCGGGCCGCGGAAGTGCTGGGCTGGCGGCCGCGGATCGCGCTCGCCGACGGCCTCGCCGACACGTGGCGGCACTGCCTAGCGAGGCCACACGCCGTCGAGGACGAGGGCCAGGTGCCGCCGCCAGTCCGCGGCCCCGCCCGGTGA